The following proteins are co-located in the Pseudoalteromonas sp. N1230-9 genome:
- a CDS encoding response regulator transcription factor: MRRSVFITQDELVSPHWQSAFADCSVQTSVPKRLMADSLIWLLAETPDWLNLLSKLTEQRIPVIVMTTELNISQLCKALEHGARGYIEAYASKAIIEQVAETVSKGGIWLPGQLLSNLVGVLSNQQIHYQHNCDLTCLTNREKQVVDEVVTGATNKQVAQKLNITERTVKEHMSSIFNKLHVRDRMQLMLAVKGH; this comes from the coding sequence ATGCGCAGGAGTGTTTTTATTACACAAGATGAACTTGTCTCTCCACATTGGCAATCTGCATTTGCTGACTGTAGCGTACAAACATCAGTGCCTAAACGGCTAATGGCTGATAGCCTAATTTGGCTACTTGCAGAGACACCTGATTGGCTCAATCTTCTGTCGAAACTCACTGAGCAAAGAATTCCTGTAATAGTGATGACAACTGAGCTTAATATTTCTCAACTATGTAAAGCATTAGAACATGGTGCTCGTGGCTATATAGAAGCCTATGCCAGTAAAGCAATTATTGAGCAAGTTGCTGAAACAGTGAGTAAAGGAGGTATTTGGCTACCTGGGCAACTGTTATCAAACTTAGTTGGGGTGCTGTCTAATCAGCAAATTCACTACCAACACAATTGCGATTTAACATGCCTAACAAATCGAGAAAAACAGGTCGTTGATGAAGTTGTCACGGGGGCAACAAACAAACAGGTCGCACAAAAGTTGAATATCACAGAGCGCACCGTAAAAGAACACATGAGTTCTATTTTCAATAAGCTACATGTGCGAGACCGCATGCAGTTAATGTTAGCGGTTAAAGGCCACTAA
- a CDS encoding TolC family outer membrane protein — MAINKQFTNRKLTSAIALFFVANGCILNAQAEQTSSMPLNYVADKAIASNPEVQQAWHAFKASMHGIDAARSGYLPTVDVSASAGYEKRNYGIDEEFNRNTAELTLGQMLYDGFRTSNTVRRFERIQLIRYFELLTQAEQTALEASVAYLDVQKFTELVQLAENNLQEHQSVYQQIEQSVGAGVARAADLEQISGRLSLAQSNVMTEYANLHDVSARYLRIVGELPTKGVVKAKLSDDAIPISINQALDLAYKNSPNFYASLYNIEAQQANADSQRAAFHPNVDLSARYGMQDRNELGLDETQSEARVGIDISYNLYSGGRDSANLDQAYQEVNVAKYQRDQTCIEIRQNLQVAYNNVLVLQSKIPSLESHKNSSNKVKFAYKDQFDIGQRTLLDVLDAENESFQSNRAYTAALYDRQTAILTMLAEMGKLLETLNVKSDKFPSISELTDDPIAHNAEYVCPKYDVAATLGRQAFLQEKKKQDNAYMSVTAMPSYLNIPATPAPQAPITTFADDDNDGIANEQDDCPSTPAFTEVDDRGCTKYRSNTSNVEIGIPFLADSSVVRPEYMQEIARLAEFLKEHPTKHVEIQGHASLEGPALYNRKLSEKRAFSVAELLIQQYGIAPNRVTSLGYGIDQPRINEISVRANAANRRIEAVITEAGNRSATAQNGWS; from the coding sequence ATGGCTATAAATAAACAGTTCACTAATAGAAAACTCACCAGTGCTATCGCTTTATTTTTTGTTGCAAACGGATGTATTTTAAATGCTCAAGCAGAGCAAACCTCATCTATGCCACTTAATTATGTCGCCGATAAAGCCATTGCAAGCAACCCAGAAGTCCAACAAGCATGGCATGCATTTAAAGCGTCGATGCATGGCATTGATGCAGCACGCTCAGGCTACTTACCAACGGTAGATGTATCTGCAAGTGCAGGATATGAAAAGCGAAATTATGGTATTGATGAGGAGTTTAATCGTAATACAGCTGAATTAACGCTAGGACAGATGCTTTATGATGGCTTTCGAACTTCGAACACGGTAAGACGCTTTGAACGCATTCAGCTAATTCGTTACTTTGAGCTCCTCACTCAAGCTGAGCAAACAGCACTCGAAGCAAGTGTCGCATACTTAGATGTACAAAAATTTACCGAACTGGTGCAACTTGCAGAAAACAACCTACAAGAACACCAATCGGTGTACCAACAAATTGAACAAAGTGTTGGGGCCGGTGTGGCACGTGCCGCTGACTTAGAACAAATTAGTGGTCGTTTATCACTTGCTCAATCAAATGTCATGACCGAATATGCAAACTTACATGATGTAAGCGCTCGCTATTTACGTATTGTTGGCGAATTGCCGACCAAAGGAGTTGTTAAAGCAAAACTCAGTGACGATGCTATCCCTATTTCTATCAATCAAGCACTGGATCTGGCTTATAAAAACAGCCCTAACTTTTATGCTTCTTTATACAATATAGAAGCACAACAAGCTAACGCCGACTCACAACGCGCCGCTTTTCATCCTAATGTCGATTTATCAGCACGTTACGGTATGCAAGACCGAAACGAGCTGGGGTTAGATGAAACACAGTCTGAAGCACGTGTGGGCATTGATATTAGCTATAACCTGTACAGTGGTGGTCGTGATAGTGCTAACTTAGACCAAGCGTACCAAGAGGTTAATGTTGCGAAATACCAACGTGATCAAACCTGTATCGAAATAAGACAAAATCTTCAAGTGGCTTACAACAATGTACTCGTGCTGCAAAGTAAAATCCCTTCTTTAGAAAGCCATAAAAATTCTTCTAACAAGGTAAAATTTGCATATAAAGATCAATTTGATATTGGTCAGCGCACCTTACTTGATGTACTTGATGCAGAGAACGAATCATTTCAGTCAAATAGAGCATATACCGCAGCGCTTTATGACCGTCAAACTGCGATCTTAACCATGCTTGCAGAGATGGGTAAGTTACTAGAAACATTGAATGTAAAATCTGACAAGTTCCCATCAATAAGTGAACTTACCGATGATCCAATTGCGCATAATGCTGAGTATGTTTGCCCTAAATACGATGTTGCAGCAACATTGGGACGACAAGCGTTTTTGCAAGAAAAAAAGAAGCAAGATAACGCGTATATGAGTGTGACTGCGATGCCAAGTTATTTGAACATTCCTGCCACACCAGCACCACAGGCCCCCATAACAACCTTTGCTGATGATGACAATGATGGTATTGCAAATGAGCAAGATGACTGCCCATCGACCCCAGCATTTACAGAAGTCGATGACAGAGGTTGCACTAAATACCGCAGTAATACCAGTAATGTCGAAATTGGTATTCCTTTTCTCGCTGACTCCAGTGTAGTGCGCCCTGAATATATGCAAGAAATCGCCAGATTAGCTGAGTTTTTAAAGGAGCACCCTACTAAGCATGTGGAAATTCAAGGGCATGCATCATTAGAAGGCCCGGCCCTTTACAATCGCAAGCTATCAGAAAAGCGCGCTTTTTCAGTCGCAGAGCTACTTATCCAACAATATGGTATTGCGCCTAATCGCGTCACATCTTTAGGCTATGGAATAGATCAGCCAAGAATTAACGAAATTTCCGTTCGCGCAAATGCTGCAAATCGTCGCATAGAAGCTGTTATTACGGAGGCTGGCAATCGCTCAGCTACAGCACAAAATGGTTGGTCTTAG
- a CDS encoding HlyD family type I secretion periplasmic adaptor subunit yields the protein MSKKDLPIEQRSFERLNKAMDKQKAKRPSIFSYLFSRWLSPPNTQDWVVDAQWEKMQQQPASARVLLYLICLTIVALLVWSAFAHLDEVARGEGRVIPSHKLQVVQSYDGGMVEQIFVREGQIVNAGDVLVKIDPTRFISSFRENQAKILSLTAKVERLKALTKKKPLEFTPDLIEKAPDAVAHEQAMFESSNQELTQQVTIHKRQLEQRRQDYAEARAALQQHTNSLSLANRELSVTRPLLRSGAVSDIDIIRLERQVVEHTGEINRTKAAINRSLSAINEAKNKVTEVELAMINRWSNELSEALLRLDAIKETESGLADKVTQTEIRSPVNGTVQRLLVNTVGGILQPGSDAVEIIPLDDQLVVEAKILPKDIAFLQPGQEAMIKFSAYDFAIYGGLEAQVTHISADTITDDRDNTFYLVQLKTNRNHFADNLTIIPGMTTQVDIITGKKTVLEYLFKPILRATSLAMTER from the coding sequence ATGAGTAAAAAAGACTTACCAATTGAACAACGCTCATTCGAACGTTTGAATAAAGCGATGGATAAGCAAAAAGCAAAGCGTCCATCTATATTTTCATATTTGTTTTCTCGTTGGTTATCACCGCCGAATACTCAAGATTGGGTTGTGGACGCGCAATGGGAGAAAATGCAACAACAGCCAGCCAGTGCCAGAGTATTATTGTATTTAATTTGCTTAACTATCGTCGCCTTACTTGTTTGGTCAGCGTTTGCCCACTTAGATGAAGTTGCACGTGGTGAAGGCAGAGTGATCCCCTCTCATAAACTACAAGTTGTACAATCATACGACGGTGGCATGGTAGAGCAAATTTTTGTTCGTGAAGGACAAATCGTCAATGCGGGTGATGTATTGGTGAAGATAGATCCAACTCGCTTTATCTCTTCATTTAGAGAAAACCAAGCAAAAATTTTATCTCTAACAGCGAAAGTTGAGCGACTTAAAGCGCTCACTAAAAAAAAGCCACTTGAGTTTACTCCCGACTTAATCGAAAAAGCGCCGGATGCCGTTGCACACGAACAAGCCATGTTTGAGAGCAGTAATCAAGAGCTGACACAACAAGTTACAATCCATAAGCGCCAACTAGAGCAGCGTCGCCAAGACTATGCCGAAGCGAGAGCCGCACTGCAACAACACACCAACTCTCTCAGTTTAGCGAACAGAGAACTTTCTGTGACACGGCCATTACTTCGTTCAGGTGCTGTATCTGATATAGATATAATCCGTTTGGAACGCCAAGTTGTAGAGCACACAGGTGAGATAAATCGAACAAAAGCAGCAATAAACCGAAGTTTATCAGCTATCAATGAAGCAAAAAATAAAGTGACTGAAGTAGAGCTTGCGATGATTAACCGTTGGAGTAATGAACTTTCAGAAGCACTCCTTCGCCTTGATGCCATTAAAGAAACAGAGTCAGGACTGGCAGATAAGGTTACGCAAACTGAGATCCGCTCCCCCGTCAATGGGACCGTTCAACGCTTATTAGTAAATACAGTTGGCGGCATTTTACAACCTGGTAGTGATGCTGTGGAAATTATTCCCTTAGATGACCAGCTCGTTGTTGAAGCGAAAATTTTACCAAAAGATATTGCGTTTTTGCAGCCAGGGCAAGAGGCTATGATCAAATTCAGTGCTTATGACTTTGCTATTTATGGTGGCCTTGAAGCCCAGGTAACTCACATCAGTGCTGATACTATCACCGATGATAGAGATAACACTTTTTATTTAGTGCAATTGAAAACGAACCGAAACCACTTTGCCGACAACCTAACGATTATCCCTGGCATGACAACTCAGGTCGATATTATTACCGGAAAAAAAACCGTGCTTGAGTATTTATTTAAACCCATTTTAAGAGCAACCTCATTAGCCATGACCGAGAGGTAA
- a CDS encoding type I secretion system permease/ATPase, whose product MQENDALNHGGSLVDCLEILCRYHDREFSRETLLSGLPLENGLLNPSGFSRAAKRIGFKTKVVHKALCDLNVALLPAVLILQNNQACVITKLNLTDNTAQVIYPELSDSAVTISLDELNETSSGMIIYAQPEFAFDARSPVLQKLSKDGWFWGVIKECRTLYKDVIVSAIALGVLSIAMPLFVMNVYDRVVPNHATETLWVLAIGVLLALTADFILRLVRSYFVELAASRIDVKVSAVIMERVLGMKLKNRPASAGSFASNIQSFEAVRSFFSSITLIALVDLPFVLLFLVVIAIIGVELSLPIIIGAVLLLSYALAAHRKLESLSEQTMKASSMRNAVLVESLTNIEDVKSFHSECKTQSSWEKSTIYIARVNAQSRLISSSISNAGAWVQQCVGVVIMMIGVHLIIEGDLTQGGLIAAYLLSSRTMAPISQSAAVLAQFHHAAIAMHSLNEIMEKEVERPPGKHWLSHPVLLGDIEFKDVRFKYSDESNEALCGVSFKIKAGEKVAILGRNGSGKSTVEKLILGLYEPNSGSILIDNNDIHQIDPAELRHNIGYVPQTISLFFGTLKDNITLSAWHAKDEQILSACQQSQLFELINSHPDGFDMQVGEQGRLLSGGQRQAVGIARALLNNPPILLMDEPTSALDHNSESKIINNIKRSCQEKTLIVVTHRTSLLELVDRVIVLDNGKVVADGPKSQVLSALSTHTVGKVS is encoded by the coding sequence ATGCAAGAAAATGACGCACTCAACCATGGTGGTAGCCTTGTAGACTGCCTTGAGATTTTATGCCGTTATCATGATCGCGAATTTTCCCGAGAAACGTTATTAAGCGGCTTGCCTCTGGAAAATGGTTTATTAAATCCCTCCGGATTTTCACGTGCAGCGAAACGGATAGGCTTTAAAACCAAAGTTGTTCATAAAGCACTTTGCGATCTCAATGTGGCTTTATTACCCGCTGTATTAATCTTACAGAACAATCAAGCATGTGTTATCACTAAGCTGAACCTGACAGATAATACCGCACAAGTAATATACCCAGAATTAAGTGATTCTGCCGTCACAATAAGCCTTGATGAATTGAATGAAACAAGTTCAGGTATGATCATTTATGCACAACCTGAATTTGCCTTCGATGCACGCTCACCGGTACTGCAAAAGCTATCAAAAGATGGCTGGTTTTGGGGAGTGATAAAAGAATGCCGAACCCTTTATAAAGATGTCATTGTCTCCGCTATCGCACTTGGCGTACTTTCTATTGCTATGCCACTGTTTGTGATGAACGTCTACGACCGTGTTGTACCAAACCATGCGACAGAAACACTGTGGGTGTTAGCAATCGGTGTGCTGCTGGCTCTGACCGCAGATTTCATACTAAGACTGGTGCGCAGTTATTTTGTCGAGCTTGCCGCAAGTAGAATTGATGTAAAAGTGTCGGCGGTAATCATGGAGCGAGTTTTGGGTATGAAACTAAAGAACCGCCCTGCATCAGCCGGTTCCTTTGCGAGTAATATTCAGTCTTTCGAGGCCGTTCGCAGCTTTTTTAGCTCGATCACTTTAATTGCGCTCGTTGATCTTCCCTTCGTGCTTTTATTTCTTGTTGTTATTGCCATTATTGGGGTAGAGCTTAGCCTGCCAATTATCATCGGCGCAGTGCTTTTGCTGAGCTATGCATTAGCAGCACACAGAAAGCTTGAAAGCTTATCTGAGCAAACAATGAAAGCCAGTTCAATGCGAAATGCAGTCTTAGTAGAAAGTTTAACAAACATTGAAGATGTAAAAAGCTTTCACAGTGAATGTAAAACTCAATCTAGTTGGGAAAAATCAACAATTTATATTGCTAGAGTTAATGCTCAAAGTCGCCTCATTTCATCTTCAATCAGCAATGCAGGCGCGTGGGTACAGCAGTGTGTCGGTGTGGTGATCATGATGATTGGTGTGCATCTCATTATAGAGGGCGACTTAACCCAAGGCGGGCTAATTGCAGCCTATTTATTGTCGTCTCGAACTATGGCACCCATTAGCCAATCAGCGGCGGTACTTGCCCAGTTCCATCATGCAGCAATTGCTATGCATTCATTAAATGAAATAATGGAAAAAGAAGTCGAACGCCCCCCTGGTAAACACTGGCTAAGCCACCCTGTGTTACTCGGAGATATTGAGTTTAAGGATGTGCGATTTAAATACTCAGATGAAAGCAATGAAGCGTTATGCGGTGTAAGTTTCAAAATAAAGGCAGGTGAAAAAGTCGCTATTTTAGGGCGTAATGGCTCAGGAAAAAGCACTGTAGAAAAACTTATTTTAGGTCTTTATGAACCCAATTCTGGATCAATTTTAATTGATAACAATGATATTCACCAAATTGACCCTGCAGAGCTTCGTCATAATATTGGGTATGTTCCCCAAACAATTTCACTATTCTTTGGCACCTTAAAAGACAATATAACGCTAAGTGCATGGCATGCAAAAGACGAGCAAATTTTATCTGCGTGCCAGCAAAGCCAGTTATTTGAGTTAATTAATTCACACCCTGACGGATTTGATATGCAAGTAGGTGAACAGGGTCGCCTACTCTCTGGTGGTCAACGCCAAGCGGTTGGGATCGCCAGAGCCTTACTAAACAATCCACCGATTTTATTAATGGATGAGCCTACCTCAGCACTGGATCATAATAGTGAATCTAAGATCATTAATAACATAAAACGTAGCTGCCAAGAAAAGACTCTGATTGTTGTTACACATAGAACATCGCTGCTAGAGCTTGTTGATCGGGTCATCGTATTAGATAACGGTAAAGTTGTGGCCGATGGACCTAAATCCCAAGTTTTATCTGCTTTGTCGACTCATACGGTTGGAAAAGTATCATGA